The DNA segment GGGCCGAGGTGATGTTGGCCTCGATGAACTCCTGCACCTCGGCGGTCGAGGGCCAGATGTCCTTCAGGTAGACGGGCTTTCCGTCCGAACCGGTGCCGAGCGGCTCGGTGGTGATGTCGATCTGCATCGAGCCGGCGAGCGCATAGGCGACGACGAGCGGCGGCGAGGCGAGGTAGTTCGCCCGCACGTCGGGATTCACCCGGCCCTCGAAGTTGCGGTTGCCCGAGAGCACCGCGGCGGCCACCACGTCGTTGTCGTTGATCGCCTTCGAGATCGGCGCCGGCAGCGGGCCGGAATTGCCGATGCAGGTGGTGCAGCCGAAGCCGACGAGGTTGAAGCCGAGCGCGTCGAGGCTCGATTGCAGGCCGGCCTTCTCCAGGTACTCGGCCACCACCTGCGAGCCGGGCGCGAGCGAGGTCTTCACCCACGGCTTCGAGCGCAGGCCCTTGGCGACGGCGTTGCGGGCGAGCAGCCCCGCCCCGATCATCACGCTCGGGTTCGAGGTGTTGGTGCAGGACGTGATCGCGGCGATCACCACGTCGCCATGGCCGATGTCGAAGTTGGCGCCCTCGACGGGGTAGCGCTTGGCGATGTCGGCCGCCTTCTTGAACTCGGTCTCCATCGACTGGGCGAAGCCGGGCTTGGCACCGTCGAGAAGCACCCGGTCCTGGGGACGCTTCGGGCCGGCGAGCGAGGGCCTCACGTCGCCCATGTCGAGCTCGAGCGTGTCGGTGAAGACCGGGTCCGGGGTCTTCGCATCGCGCCACATGCCCTGCGCCTTGGCATAGGCCTCGACGAGCGCGATACGATCGTCCGCGCGGCCCGTGACCTTCAGGAAGTCGATGGTCTTCTGATCGACCGGGAAGAAGCCGCAGGTCGCGCCGTATTCGGGCGCCATGTTGGAGATCGTGGCGCGGTCGGCGACCGACATGTCGTCGAGGCCGGGGCCGTAGAACTCCACGAACTTGCCGACCACGCCCTTCTTGCGCAGCATCTGGGTAACGGTGAGCACGAGGTCGGTGGCGGTGGTGCCCTCGGGCAGCTTGCCCGACAGCTTGAAGCCGACGACCTCGGGGATCAGCATCGACAGCGGCTGGCCGAGCATCGCGGCCTCGGCCTCGATGCCGCCGACGCCCCAGCCCAGCACCGCGAGGCCGTTGACCATCGTGGTGTGCGAGTCGGTGCCGACGAGCGAGTCCGGATAGGCGACCTCGGAGCCCTCGAAGGGCTTGGTCCAGACGGTCTGCGACAGGTACTCGAGGTTGACCTGATGGCAGATGCCGGTGCCCGGGGGCACGACCGAGAAGTTGTCGAAGGCCGACTGCCCCCACTTCAGGAAGGTGTAGCGCTCGCCGTTGCGCTCGTATTCGAGCGCGACGTTGTCGGCGAGCGCCTTCGGGGTGCCGAACTCGTCGACGATGACCGAGTGGTCGATGACGAGATCGACCGGTACGAGCGGGTTGATCTTCTGCGGATCGCCGCCGAGCGCCACCATGGCGTCGCGCATCGCGGCCAGGTCGACCACCGCCGGCACGCCGGTGAAGTCCTGCATCAGCACGCGGGCGGGGCGGAAGGCGATCTCGACCTCGGTCTTGCCGCGGTTCTCGAGCCAGCCGACCACGGCCTCGATGTCGGCCTTGCGGACCGACCGGTTGTCCTCGTAGCGGAGCAGGTTCTCGAGCAGCACCTTCATCGAGAAGGGCAGGCGGCTCGCATCCGGCAGGCCGTTCGTCTCGGCCGCGGGGATGGAATAGATGGTGTAGGTTTTTCCGCCGGCCTGAAGCGTCTGGCGGGCCTTGAAGCTGTCGATCGATGCCACGGCGTGGTCCTCGCGAGGGGTTGTCGAACACGGCGCAGGCAGGACCTGCGCCACACCTAAGTGTTCGGCCGGATGCGCTGCGGGCTCGGCCCTGGCTGACGCAGGGAAGACCCGTGTGCCGCCCGCCCTCGCCTGCCGGCGGGAATCGGACGGTGCGCGCGCCGCCCCGGGGGTGCCCGGACTGGGATGCGCGAAGGACGGTTTGGACGCCTCTGAAGGTCGCGCGGCGCAGCCGGGGATGCGTATAGAACACTTCGAAACTGGCCGCTACGGGTCTGGTGGCCGCGCAATCGCGCATTCTCGGCGGCGCGCGCATAGCGTAAACGCGGCCGTTGCCCGCCCCCGGAGATTCCATCCGGAGATCCCCATCCTTGGACACCCGCCCTTGCGCCTGATCGCCGAGAACCTCGCCTGCCGGCGCTCCGGCCGCCGCGTCTTCGCCGGGCTCTCCTTCACCCTCGAGGCCGGCGAGGCGCTGACCGTGACCGGTCGCAACGGCGCCGGCAAATCGTCGCTGCTCGCCATCCTCGCCGGGCGACTGCGGCCCGAGGCCGGGCGGCTCGTCGCCGAGGGCGTGGGCGAGCGCACCATCCCCGAATGCCTTCACGTCGTCGGCCATCGCGACGGGCTCAAAGGGGCGCTCACGGCGCAAGAGAACCTGGTCTTCGCCCGCGACCTGCTCGGCGAGGCCGATCTCGACCCGCGCGCCGCGCTCGCCCGCCTCGGCCTCGCCCATGCGGCGGCGCTGCCGGTCGCCTACCTGTCGGCCGGCCAGCGCCGGCGGGTGGCGCTCGCCCGGCTCCTCGTCTGCCGCCGGCCGCTCTGGCTCCTCGACGAGCCGACCGCCGCCCTCGACGTGGCCTCGCAGGGGGCCCTCGCCGGGCTGATGCGGGGGCATCTGGCGGAAGGCGGCCTCGTCATCGCGGCCACCCACCAGGCGCTCGGCCTCGAGAGCGCCCGCGAACTCTCGGTCGAGGCGTTCCGCGCCGCCCGGTCCGACGCCGCGGCCGACCCCTTCGCGGAGGCGTTCTGATGGGCCGCGCCTTTCTGGCCGTGGTCGCCCGCGACCTGCGCCTCGCCGGCCGCATCGGCGGCTCCGGGGCGCTGTCCCTGGTGTTCTTCCTGATGATCGTCGCCCTGGTGCCGTTCGGCCTCGGGCCCGACCTCAACCTGCTCGCCCGGATCGGCCCCGGCATCCTGTGGATCGCCGCCGTGCTGGCGACGCTGATCGGCCTCGACCGCCTGTTTCAGGCCGACGAGGAAGACGGCTCCCTCGATCTCCTCACCGGCGCCCCCGCCCCGCTGGAGCTCCTGGTTCTCGCCAAGGTCACGGCGCACTGGCTCACCACCGGCCTGCCGCTGGCGCTGGCCACCCCCTTATTCGGGCTCCTCGTGGCCCTGAGCCCCACCGGGATGGCGGCGACCAGCCTGACGCTCCTCGTCGGCACCCCGGCCTTGACCTTCATCGGGGCCGTCGGGGCGGCGCTGACCGCCTCGATCCGCCGCGGCGGCCTGATCCTTGCCGTGGTGGTGCTGCCCCTGATGGTGCCGACCCTGATCTTCGGCGTCTCGGCGGCGGAAGCGGCCGTCAGTGGCACGGTGCCGTTCACGACGCCGCTGGCGATCCTCGCCGCGCTCAGCCTCGCGGCGGGCGTGGTCGGCACGCTGGCGGCGGCGGCGGCTCTGCGGTGGGGGGAGTAGGGCTTCGGCTGCCGGGACGAGGGCGGCGGCCGGTGATCCGCCGCCCGCGCGGGTGCGCCCGCTAGACCCGGCTCTCGCCCACCGGCTCGGGGCAGAGCGCGCCCAGCGCCTCGACCAGGCGATCGGGATTGAGGGGCTTCCTCAGGATCGGCAGGTCCGGCCACATCAGCCGCATCGCGCGCGGCAGCACGCCGCCGGTGCAGATCAGGACCGGCACGCCCTTGCCGATTAGGCATTCGGCCGTGGGCGTCGCCTCGCCGTCGGCGAGGTTGAGGTCGAGGATCGCGACGTCGATCTCCTCCAGGTCGATCAGCGCCAGGGCCTCGCGGTTGGTGCGGGCCGGGCCGACGGCGTGGGCGTTCGAACCGGTGACGATCTCGGTCAGTTCCAGGGCGACCAGCGCCTCGTCCTCGACGATCAGCACCCGTCGTCCATCCAGCATCGTGATCTCCGTGGGTTCCGGGGCGGGCGAATCAGCGTCCGCTCCGGGTCGCGGACCGAGAGTGTGTCGCCGGCTTCCCCCGGTCAATCGCGCGAATGCGAGCGTAGCGTTTAAACGCTCCTTAACCATGCCGACAGCATCGTCAGCCTGGCCGTGACCGGATGCGGCGCACCCGAGGGTGCGGTCCGGACGGCCGGCACGAGGCGCGGAGAGGCACCGATGGGCGAGGCGGCGATTGACATCTCGGGCCAGGAGCGGAGCGGCCCGGATCTCAAGGAGCGGAGCGGCCCGAACCTCGACGGGCGGACCGGCCCGGATTTCGATCTGGTGCGGCGCCTGCTCCTCCCGCCCGGCTGGCTCGGGCCCCGGCCCTACCGGCTGCCCCCGCCCGACGAGGAGGAGATGGAGGAGATCGACGATCTCGTCGCCCACCTCGAGGCCGAGAACAAGGTGATGAAGGCCGTGCTGCGCTCCGAGCGGGAGGCCGCGGCGGAGCTGCGCGCCCAGGTCGCGGCGCTCACGATCCAGCAAGCGCAAGGCGAGGATACGCAGGAGGACCTGCGCGCCGACCGCGACCGCTGGGCTTCCCTGGTCGAGCGCCTGCTGTTCGCGCCGCGCTGACGCGTGGCGCTCTCCTCGTCCCATCACACTGCCCGATCAGTCGCACGGAGACGGCCATGAGCCCCCGCTGCTCGCTCGTCGTCAACGGCCAGCCCGTCCGTGTGGCGACCGGCGACACGCCCCTCGACGCCGCCTTGCCCCGGACGGTCGCCGCCGGCCGCGACGGCGTGATCCAGGATTCCGCGCTGGAGGCGCTGCCGCGCCTGCGCAACACCAGCCGCGCTCGGCCCCGCCTCGGCGACGGCGCCGCCACCCGGCCGGGGCCCGCCCCCTCGCCCCTCGCGGTCCTGCGCACGGCCAAGCGCGCCGGCACGCTCCTCTCCGCCACCCCGCTCTCGGGGGCGGTGATGGAGGTCGTGGTCACGGTCTCGCGCGCCCTCGACGTGGCCCCCGGCCAGGCCGTGGAGGTCGCCTTCGCGGGGCTGCCTGCCCGGCCCTACTGCCCGACCCAGCGCATCGACGGCAACACCGAGCTCAACGAGCTCGTCTTCCACCTGCGACGCGACCGCGGCGCCCTCGGGCCCGCCTTCGGCGAGGCGGTGCATCCCGGCCACGCCGTGCGGATCAAGGGACCGGCGGGCGGCACGCCCTACCGCCCCGGCCCCGGGCGCCTCGTGCTAGTCGCGGCCGAGACCGGCTTCGCGCCGATCTGGGCCATCGCCCGGGCGGCGCGTCACCTGGAGACCGGCCGCGAGATGGTGGTGGTGGCGGGCGCGGCCGACGCCGACGACCTCTACATGCGCCCCGGCCTCGACTGGCTGCGCAGCACCGGCGTACAGCAGATCACGCTGGCGGCGAGCCGCGACCGCCGCGGCCGGCCGGATGTACGCCACGGCCCGGTCACCGCCCACCTGCCGACCTTGCGCGGCAGCGACACCGTCCACGTCGCCGGCCCGCCGGACATCGTGCGGGCGGTGGAGCGGCTCTGCGACAGCGTCGGGGCGTCCTGCGCCGCCCTGCCCTTCCTGCCGTCGCGCAGCCGCGCCCGGAGCCTCGTCACCCCGGGGGATACGGGCGCGCAGTTCGGGTTGTAATGCCTCGTCAGGGGGCGGATTGCAGCCCGGCGACCGGCACCGGATAGGCGTGCGGCCGTCCGGCCAGCATCGTGTCGATGAGCGCTAGCACCTCTTCCCGCCCGACATTCGCCGCCTGCTCAAACGGCGTCCAGGTCTGGTGGAACGCGAGGGCGGCGAAGACCGCGCGGTAGCGGGCGAGTTCCGCATGGGTCAGCGGCACGCCGCGGACGAAGGCCTTGTGGGCCGAGATCGTCAGCGCCTCGCGCGGGTTCTCCGGAGTCAGCTCGAACTTCAGCGCGTCGCCGCAGAACACGATGCCGCGGGCGCGGTCGTGCAGCACGGCGTGGCCGTCGAAATGGCCGGCGGTGCGGTGGAGGGTGAGTCCCGGCAGGGGTTCCAGGACATCGTCGTAGGGCCAGGAGACCTGAAGCGCCGCGGTCCAGGTGAAGTCGGCCGCCGGCAGGCACAGTTCCGGATCGAAGCGGTCCTGGAGCTGGGGCAGCGCGCCGTAACTGTGCGGATGCGAGGCCGAGATGACTTTCATGCCCCCCAAGGACTCGATGTGGTCGAGCGCGGCCTCGCTGAAGACCGGGCAGCCCTCGAAGCCCATATTGCCGTCGGGCGTGACGATCAGGTAGGCGCTCGGCCCGATGCCGGTGACCGGCTCGTTCCAGAACTTCCACACCCCCGTCTCGACCTCCTCCCAGTGGCAGGGGAACGAGGCTTGCGCCTCCTCGACGGTGCGGAAGCGCCAGCCGTCCTGCGGCACGACGTGGCGGGCATCGAGGCAAAGGGGACAGCTCGGCGGGGCCGCGAAGTGCCGTTGCCAGAAGCCGCAATTGTCGCAGATGAAGCTCGGAAGCTTGAGGGCGCCCGCGAAGGGCAGGTAACCGGGCACGGGAGACCTATCGGGGCAGCCTGGAGGGTAAACTCTGAGATAGGGCGCGCGTCCCAGACCGGCGACGGTGTGGAGACGTCACCGTCGGAACACCCCCGGCAGGCGCCGGCGCGGAGCGCGGGGCCGGCGCCGAGAACGCGGCGCCGGCGCTCGATGAAGACTTGCTGCGAGCCGGGCGGATCGTTGCGGCGAAGGCACAGCGCCCCCGGACGGTCCCGTCCGGGGCGCTGCGTCGGGCCGGGGGATTGGACGCGCAGGCTACCGCGCCGGCTCCGGCTCGCCGTGATGGTCGTCGACCCCGCGCCAGCGGTTGATCCGGATCAGGATATTGCGGATCACCACGTAGAAGACCGGGGTCAGGAACAGGCCGAAGATCGTCGCCCCGAGCATCCCGAACAGCACCGCCGTGCCGAGGGCCTGGCGCATCTCGGCGCCCGGGCCGGTGGCGAAGGCGAGCGGCACCACGCCGAGGATGAACGCGAAGGCGGTCATCAGGATCGGCCGCAGGCGCAGGCGGCAGGCCTCGACGGCGGCCGCGACCGGCCCGCGGCGCTCGCTCTCCTCGATCTGGTGGGCGAACTCGACGATCAGGATCGCGTTCTTGGCCGCCAGGCCGATGAGCACGATGAGGCCGATCTGGGTCAGGATGTTGTTGTCCTGGGCCCGGAACTGCACGCCGGCCAGCGCCGCGAGCACGCCGGTCGGCACCACGAGCAGGATCGAGAGCGGCAGCGCCCAGGATTCGTACTGCGCGGCGAGGACGAGGAAGACCAGCAGCACGCCGAGCGCGAAGACGTAGATCGCCGTGTTGCCGACCGCCTTCTCCTGGAACGCGATCTCGGTCCACTCGAAGCTCATGCCGTCGGGCAGCGTCTGGCGGGCGAGCTTCTCCATCGCGTCGAGGGACTGGCCCGAGGACACGCCCGGCCGCGAATCGCCCTGCACCGGGATCGAGTAGTACAGGTTGTAGCGCTGGACGATCTGCGGACCGGAGATGTCGCGGATGCTGGCCAGCGTCCCCATCGGCACCAGCGCGCCGGTCGAGGAGCGCACCTTGAGCCGCTCGATGTCCTCCTTCTCCATGCGGTACTTGGCGTCGGCCTGGGCCCGGACCTGGTAGATGCGCCCGAAGGTGTTGAAGTCGTTGACGTAGGCGCCGCCGAGATTGACCTGGAGGGTCGAGAACACGTTGGCGAGCGGCACGTTCAGCATCCGCGCCACCGTGCGGTCGATGTCGAGATAGATCTGCGGCGTATCGTTGCCGAAGGTGGTGAAGACGCGGGTCAGCGCCGGGTCGCGGTTGGCCGCGCCGATGAGGTCGCCGGAGACCTGGAGCAGGCGGGCGATGTCCGAGCCCTCGCGGCTCTGCACCATCATCTTGAAGCCGCCGGCATTGCCGAGGCCCCGCACCGGCGGCGGCGGGATCGCGATGATCCGGGCCTCCTGCATCGGCGCGGTCTTGGCGAGCACGTCCTGCAGGATCTTGCCCGCCGTGCGGCCCTTCGCCAGGCGCTCGGCGAAGGGCTTGAGCGGCAGGAACATCACCGCGCCGTTGGTGGTGTTGGTGAAGGTCGCGCCGTCGAAGCCCGCGATGACGACGGTGTTGCCGACGCCGTCGATGTCGAGGGAGCGGCGCGACACCTCTTGTACCACCGCCGTGGTGCGCTCGAGCGCGGAGCCCGGCGGCAGCTGCACCACGACGAGGAGGTAGCCCTGGTCCTGGAGCGGGATGAAGCCGGTCGGCGTGGTGCGGACGAGGTGCAGCACGCCGTAGATCACGCCAGCATAGAGCAGCAGCATGGCGAGCAGCGGCACCAGCCGCCCGGTGAGGAAGCGGATCGTCGCCGCGTAGGCGTTCGCCGTCGCGTCGAAGGCGCGGTTGAAGGTGTTGGCCGCCCAGGTGCCGAAGCGGGCCACGAAGAAGCGCGGCCGGTGGTGCTCGGAATGGGGCTTCAGCAGCAGCTTGCAGAGCGCCGGCGACAGCGTCAGCGAGTTGAACATCGAGATGATGGTCGAAGCCGCGATGGTGAGCGCGAACTGCCGGTAGAACTGGCCGGAGATGCCCGGGATGAAGGCGGTCGGGATGAACACCGCCGACAGCACGAGGGCGATCGCGACGACGGCGCCGCCGACCTCGTCCATGGTCTTGTGGGCCGCCTCGCCGGGCGAGAGCCCCTCGGCCATGTTGCGCTCGACGTTCTCCACCACCACGATCGCGTCGTCGACCACGATGCCGATGGCGAGCACGAGGCCGAACAGCGTCAGGTTGTTGAGCGAGAAGCCGAGCAGCGCCATCACCGCGAAGGTGCCGACGAGCGACACCGGGATCGCGATGATCGGGATGATCGCGGTGCGCCAGCTCTGCAGGAA comes from the Methylobacterium currus genome and includes:
- the acnA gene encoding aconitate hydratase AcnA; the protein is MASIDSFKARQTLQAGGKTYTIYSIPAAETNGLPDASRLPFSMKVLLENLLRYEDNRSVRKADIEAVVGWLENRGKTEVEIAFRPARVLMQDFTGVPAVVDLAAMRDAMVALGGDPQKINPLVPVDLVIDHSVIVDEFGTPKALADNVALEYERNGERYTFLKWGQSAFDNFSVVPPGTGICHQVNLEYLSQTVWTKPFEGSEVAYPDSLVGTDSHTTMVNGLAVLGWGVGGIEAEAAMLGQPLSMLIPEVVGFKLSGKLPEGTTATDLVLTVTQMLRKKGVVGKFVEFYGPGLDDMSVADRATISNMAPEYGATCGFFPVDQKTIDFLKVTGRADDRIALVEAYAKAQGMWRDAKTPDPVFTDTLELDMGDVRPSLAGPKRPQDRVLLDGAKPGFAQSMETEFKKAADIAKRYPVEGANFDIGHGDVVIAAITSCTNTSNPSVMIGAGLLARNAVAKGLRSKPWVKTSLAPGSQVVAEYLEKAGLQSSLDALGFNLVGFGCTTCIGNSGPLPAPISKAINDNDVVAAAVLSGNRNFEGRVNPDVRANYLASPPLVVAYALAGSMQIDITTEPLGTGSDGKPVYLKDIWPSTAEVQEFIEANITSALFKSRYADVFGGDQNWKDVEVTEAETFAWNGGSTYVQNPPYFVGMEKTPKPVEDVVNARILGLFLDSITTDHISPAGNIRAASPAGKYLQDHQVRVQDFNQYGTRRGNHEVMMRGTFANIRIKNQMVTDESGNVVEGGYTLYQPSGERMFIYDAAMRYEQEGTPLVVFAGKEYGTGSSRDWAAKGTKLLGVRAVIAESFERIHRSNLVGMGVVPLVFQGDTSWASLGLKGDETVTIEGLAGELKPRQTLTAKITSADGSVKEVPLTCRIDTLDELEYFRNGGILPYVLRQLAA
- the ccmA gene encoding heme ABC exporter ATP-binding protein CcmA, with the protein product MRLIAENLACRRSGRRVFAGLSFTLEAGEALTVTGRNGAGKSSLLAILAGRLRPEAGRLVAEGVGERTIPECLHVVGHRDGLKGALTAQENLVFARDLLGEADLDPRAALARLGLAHAAALPVAYLSAGQRRRVALARLLVCRRPLWLLDEPTAALDVASQGALAGLMRGHLAEGGLVIAATHQALGLESARELSVEAFRAARSDAAADPFAEAF
- the ccmB gene encoding heme exporter protein CcmB; translation: MGRAFLAVVARDLRLAGRIGGSGALSLVFFLMIVALVPFGLGPDLNLLARIGPGILWIAAVLATLIGLDRLFQADEEDGSLDLLTGAPAPLELLVLAKVTAHWLTTGLPLALATPLFGLLVALSPTGMAATSLTLLVGTPALTFIGAVGAALTASIRRGGLILAVVVLPLMVPTLIFGVSAAEAAVSGTVPFTTPLAILAALSLAAGVVGTLAAAAALRWGE
- a CDS encoding response regulator, translating into MLDGRRVLIVEDEALVALELTEIVTGSNAHAVGPARTNREALALIDLEEIDVAILDLNLADGEATPTAECLIGKGVPVLICTGGVLPRAMRLMWPDLPILRKPLNPDRLVEALGALCPEPVGESRV
- a CDS encoding oxidoreductase yields the protein MSPRCSLVVNGQPVRVATGDTPLDAALPRTVAAGRDGVIQDSALEALPRLRNTSRARPRLGDGAATRPGPAPSPLAVLRTAKRAGTLLSATPLSGAVMEVVVTVSRALDVAPGQAVEVAFAGLPARPYCPTQRIDGNTELNELVFHLRRDRGALGPAFGEAVHPGHAVRIKGPAGGTPYRPGPGRLVLVAAETGFAPIWAIARAARHLETGREMVVVAGAADADDLYMRPGLDWLRSTGVQQITLAASRDRRGRPDVRHGPVTAHLPTLRGSDTVHVAGPPDIVRAVERLCDSVGASCAALPFLPSRSRARSLVTPGDTGAQFGL
- a CDS encoding MBL fold metallo-hydrolase, giving the protein MPGYLPFAGALKLPSFICDNCGFWQRHFAAPPSCPLCLDARHVVPQDGWRFRTVEEAQASFPCHWEEVETGVWKFWNEPVTGIGPSAYLIVTPDGNMGFEGCPVFSEAALDHIESLGGMKVISASHPHSYGALPQLQDRFDPELCLPAADFTWTAALQVSWPYDDVLEPLPGLTLHRTAGHFDGHAVLHDRARGIVFCGDALKFELTPENPREALTISAHKAFVRGVPLTHAELARYRAVFAALAFHQTWTPFEQAANVGREEVLALIDTMLAGRPHAYPVPVAGLQSAP
- a CDS encoding efflux RND transporter permease subunit, producing the protein MRFAHFFVDRPIFASVTSIVILIIGYVSYISLPVSQYPEIVPPTVVVRASYPGANAETVAATIATPIEQEINGVDNMLYMSSLSTNDGNMQLTVTFALGTNLDIANVLVQNRLSVAQPRLPGDVRNLGVTVRKSSPDLMMVVHVLSPDGTFDQNYLANYIYLRLRDPLLRLNGVGDITVFGGSEYALRLWIDPNKLASYQLSTTDVINALQEQNVQVASGALGAPPAPADQAFQLTVQTQGRFQDPSEFRKVIVKASEGRLVRISDIARVELGQKDYTTKSFLNGQPAIGIGVFQRPGTNALQAAEQVQALMKTLAKDFPPGLEYKIAYNPTEFIAESVHEVYKTLGEAIVLVVVVILVFLQSWRTAIIPIIAIPVSLVGTFAVMALLGFSLNNLTLFGLVLAIGIVVDDAIVVVENVERNMAEGLSPGEAAHKTMDEVGGAVVAIALVLSAVFIPTAFIPGISGQFYRQFALTIAASTIISMFNSLTLSPALCKLLLKPHSEHHRPRFFVARFGTWAANTFNRAFDATANAYAATIRFLTGRLVPLLAMLLLYAGVIYGVLHLVRTTPTGFIPLQDQGYLLVVVQLPPGSALERTTAVVQEVSRRSLDIDGVGNTVVIAGFDGATFTNTTNGAVMFLPLKPFAERLAKGRTAGKILQDVLAKTAPMQEARIIAIPPPPVRGLGNAGGFKMMVQSREGSDIARLLQVSGDLIGAANRDPALTRVFTTFGNDTPQIYLDIDRTVARMLNVPLANVFSTLQVNLGGAYVNDFNTFGRIYQVRAQADAKYRMEKEDIERLKVRSSTGALVPMGTLASIRDISGPQIVQRYNLYYSIPVQGDSRPGVSSGQSLDAMEKLARQTLPDGMSFEWTEIAFQEKAVGNTAIYVFALGVLLVFLVLAAQYESWALPLSILLVVPTGVLAALAGVQFRAQDNNILTQIGLIVLIGLAAKNAILIVEFAHQIEESERRGPVAAAVEACRLRLRPILMTAFAFILGVVPLAFATGPGAEMRQALGTAVLFGMLGATIFGLFLTPVFYVVIRNILIRINRWRGVDDHHGEPEPAR